One window of the Streptomyces asoensis genome contains the following:
- a CDS encoding glyceraldehyde-3-phosphate dehydrogenase, whose translation MTLNDDSFTNWKNREEIAESMIPMIGKLHRERDVTVLLHSRSLVNRSVVSILKTHRFARQIAGEELSVTETLPFLEALTALDLGPSQIDLGMLAATYRADDRGLSVAEFTAEAVAGATGANKIDRREPRDVVLYGFGRIGRLVARLLIEKSGSGNGLRLRAIVVRGGGEQDLVKRASLLRRDSVHGQFQGTITVDEANNKIIANGNEITVIYADDPSQVDYTQYGVRNAILIDNTGKWRDREGLSKHLRPGIDKVVLTAPGKGDVPNIVHGVNHDTIKPDEQILSCASCTTNAIVPPLKAMADEYGVLRGHVETVHSFTNDQNLLDNYHKADRRGRSAPLNMVITETGAASAVAKALPDLKAPITGSSIRVPVPDVSIAILSLRLGRETTREEVLEHLREVSLTSPLKRQIDFTTAPDAVSMDFIGSRHSSIIDAGATKVDGDNAILYLWYDNEFGYSCQVVRVVQHVSGVEYPTYPATGV comes from the coding sequence GTGACGCTCAACGACGATTCGTTCACCAACTGGAAGAACCGCGAGGAGATCGCGGAGTCGATGATCCCGATGATCGGGAAGCTGCACCGCGAGCGGGACGTGACCGTCCTGCTGCACAGCCGCTCCCTGGTGAACAGGTCGGTGGTCAGCATCCTCAAGACCCACCGGTTCGCCCGCCAGATCGCGGGCGAGGAGCTCTCGGTCACCGAGACGCTGCCCTTCCTGGAAGCCCTCACCGCGCTCGACCTCGGCCCGTCGCAGATCGACCTCGGCATGCTCGCCGCGACCTACCGGGCCGACGACCGGGGTCTGTCGGTGGCGGAGTTCACCGCCGAGGCCGTGGCCGGCGCCACCGGCGCGAACAAGATCGACCGGCGCGAGCCGCGTGATGTCGTCCTGTACGGCTTCGGCCGCATCGGCCGGCTCGTCGCCCGCCTGCTCATCGAGAAGTCCGGCTCCGGCAACGGCCTGCGACTGCGCGCCATCGTGGTGCGCGGCGGCGGCGAGCAGGATCTCGTCAAGCGCGCGTCCCTGCTGCGCCGCGACTCGGTGCACGGCCAGTTCCAGGGCACGATCACGGTCGACGAGGCCAACAACAAGATCATCGCCAATGGCAACGAGATCACGGTGATCTACGCCGACGACCCGAGCCAGGTCGACTACACGCAGTACGGCGTCCGCAACGCCATCCTCATCGACAACACCGGCAAGTGGCGCGACCGCGAGGGCCTCTCCAAGCACCTGCGGCCCGGCATCGACAAGGTCGTGCTGACCGCGCCCGGCAAGGGCGATGTGCCGAACATCGTGCACGGCGTCAACCACGACACGATCAAGCCGGACGAGCAGATCCTGTCCTGCGCCTCCTGCACCACCAACGCGATCGTCCCGCCGCTGAAGGCGATGGCCGACGAGTACGGCGTGCTGCGCGGCCACGTGGAGACCGTCCACTCGTTCACCAACGACCAGAACCTGCTGGACAACTACCACAAGGCCGACCGTCGCGGCCGTTCGGCGCCGCTGAACATGGTCATCACCGAGACCGGCGCCGCCTCCGCCGTCGCCAAGGCGCTGCCCGACCTCAAGGCGCCGATCACCGGCAGCTCGATCCGCGTGCCGGTGCCGGACGTCTCGATCGCGATCCTCAGCCTGCGGCTCGGCCGGGAGACGACCCGCGAGGAGGTCCTCGAACACCTCCGCGAGGTGTCACTGACCTCGCCGCTCAAGCGCCAGATCGACTTCACCACGGCGCCGGACGCGGTCTCGATGGACTTCATCGGCTCGCGCCACTCCTCGATCATCGACGCCGGCGCCACCAAGGTCGACGGCGACAACGCGATCCTCTACCTCTGGTACGACAACGAGTTCGGCTACTCCTGCCAGGTCGTCCGGGTCGTCCAGCACGTCTCCGGGGTGGAGTACCCGACGTACCCGGCGACGGGCGTCTGA
- a CDS encoding alpha/beta fold hydrolase: MKRVRTSPSALTRRSVVGGALAAIAATGVTQGTAEAGAASAGEPGKPWEPVPVPAQVPVSEYQVPVSGGGSLWCWDTGGDGEAVVLLHPGSGSGESWPYQQPVLTAAGFRVVGYSRRGAYGSVAGTRADADTASGDLDTLADVLGLGRFHLSGSAAGGPVAIDYALSYGDRLRSLTVSGSVMGVQDAEYAELTAALQPDPFGDMPVDFKELGPSYRGGDRNGVAAWLEIHERARTSDAFAQSLANTITWSALETLALPVQLVTGDADLYSPPSVMRLNAGHLREVETHVVREAGHNPHWEQPAVWNRLLIDFLRRHRGGRP; encoded by the coding sequence ATGAAGCGAGTACGCACGAGTCCATCGGCCCTCACCAGACGTTCCGTGGTGGGCGGCGCGCTGGCGGCGATCGCGGCGACGGGCGTCACCCAGGGTACGGCCGAGGCCGGCGCCGCCTCCGCCGGGGAGCCGGGGAAGCCGTGGGAGCCGGTGCCGGTGCCCGCCCAGGTTCCGGTGAGCGAGTACCAGGTGCCGGTGTCCGGGGGCGGCAGCCTGTGGTGCTGGGACACCGGGGGTGACGGGGAGGCCGTGGTACTGCTGCACCCCGGCTCGGGCAGCGGCGAGAGCTGGCCGTACCAGCAACCGGTGCTGACCGCGGCGGGGTTCCGGGTCGTCGGGTACTCACGGCGTGGCGCGTACGGGTCGGTGGCCGGCACCAGGGCCGATGCCGACACCGCCTCCGGCGACCTGGACACGCTCGCCGACGTGTTGGGCCTGGGCCGCTTCCATCTCTCGGGTTCGGCGGCGGGCGGCCCGGTGGCGATCGACTACGCCCTGTCGTACGGGGACCGGCTGCGCAGCCTCACCGTCTCCGGGAGTGTCATGGGCGTCCAGGACGCGGAGTACGCGGAGCTGACCGCCGCGCTCCAGCCCGACCCGTTCGGCGACATGCCGGTCGACTTCAAGGAGCTCGGCCCCTCGTACCGGGGCGGCGACCGGAACGGGGTGGCGGCCTGGCTGGAGATCCACGAACGCGCCAGGACCTCCGACGCCTTCGCACAGTCCCTCGCGAACACGATCACCTGGTCGGCCCTGGAGACCCTCGCCCTGCCCGTGCAGCTCGTCACCGGAGACGCGGACCTGTACAGCCCGCCGTCCGTCATGCGCCTCAACGCCGGTCATCTGCGGGAAGTCGAGACGCATGTCGTCCGCGAGGCGGGCCACAACCCGCACTGGGAGCAGCCGGCCGTGTGGAACCGGCTACTGATCGACTTCCTCCGGCGGCACCGCGGTGGTCGCCCCTAG
- a CDS encoding MerR family transcriptional regulator, protein MRISELSRRSGVSVTTIKYYLREGLLRPGRQTAATQAEYDDQHLRRLRLIRALTGVRGLSVSTTREVLDALAEHTGDTHRLLGLALGSLRVDDEPAEEAPEAAEVSALVEELGWDVHESAPARATLAETLSSLRSLGVPLDRRTLLPYAHLAERTAILDLDQLDDLTDPLEAAERALLLTVLLEPALMALRRMAQENESARRHPS, encoded by the coding sequence ATGCGCATCTCCGAACTGAGCCGCCGCAGTGGCGTCTCCGTGACGACGATCAAGTACTACCTCCGCGAGGGCCTGCTCCGGCCCGGCCGGCAGACGGCGGCGACCCAGGCCGAGTACGACGACCAGCACCTGCGCCGACTCCGCCTGATCCGCGCCCTGACCGGCGTACGGGGACTCTCCGTCAGCACCACCCGAGAGGTGCTGGACGCCCTCGCGGAGCACACCGGCGACACCCACCGCCTGCTCGGTCTCGCCCTGGGCTCGCTCCGGGTGGACGACGAGCCCGCCGAGGAAGCGCCGGAGGCGGCCGAAGTGAGTGCGCTGGTCGAGGAGTTGGGCTGGGACGTGCACGAGTCGGCGCCCGCCCGGGCCACCCTTGCCGAGACCCTGTCCTCGCTGCGCTCCCTCGGCGTCCCGCTGGACCGGCGCACCCTGCTGCCGTACGCGCATCTGGCCGAGCGCACCGCGATCCTCGATCTCGACCAACTCGACGACCTCACCGACCCGTTGGAGGCCGCCGAACGCGCGCTGCTGCTGACCGTCCTCCTGGAGCCCGCGCTGATGGCGCTCAGGCGCATGGCCCAGGAGAACGAGTCGGCCCGCCGACACCCCTCCTAG
- a CDS encoding DUF3291 domain-containing protein encodes MPTLRWTTVNTPAPDTEAFVMTSRFEVRSLKDVPRFFAQSLSAWKQVSGAPGAYGASLIAQPLKRTFWTLSAWEDKAALYAYARTEPHKSIMQGLRPTTKGSVFTFWEVPAADLPIDWTDARRRLADQERTGA; translated from the coding sequence ATGCCCACCCTGCGCTGGACCACCGTCAACACCCCCGCTCCGGACACCGAGGCGTTCGTCATGACCTCCCGGTTCGAGGTGCGCTCACTCAAGGACGTGCCCCGTTTCTTCGCGCAGTCCCTCAGCGCCTGGAAGCAGGTCTCCGGCGCGCCCGGCGCCTACGGGGCCTCACTGATCGCCCAGCCGCTGAAGCGCACCTTCTGGACCCTGTCGGCCTGGGAGGACAAGGCCGCGCTGTACGCGTACGCGCGGACCGAACCGCACAAGTCGATCATGCAGGGGCTGCGACCCACGACGAAGGGCTCGGTCTTCACGTTCTGGGAGGTACCGGCGGCCGACCTGCCCATCGACTGGACCGACGCCCGACGGCGGCTCGCCGACCAGGAACGGACCGGCGCCTGA
- a CDS encoding carboxylesterase/lipase family protein, which translates to MIGARTTAGRLAGEWDEGVAVFRGIPFAEPPVGGLRWRPPRPVARWDGERRAYAFGPAPLQPQPPSDSIMYHTNFADRRALVMSEDCLYLNVWTPDPARAAGLPVMVWIHGGGNRYGHGGQEIHDGRAMAGRGLVVVTLNHRLGALGFLAHPELAAEDDLGASGNYGLQDIVAALTWVRENIAAFGGDPDRVTLAGNSAGAAHICHLMASEAARPLFHAAVGQSASGVGRAEGPLADQAAAQKQGLRWAAGFGDPNIDGLRRLDGSELVLRGHFGPVVDGRILTRPTDEVFDAGRQHRVPLLVGSNSDEGSVYATPDVLRRLPVEPGTDELYPVRDMAEARRTARLFTGESRFTHPVWRWAVAHRETAPTWMYRFTRTPPLPDGLDLAPPRDGLPAYGVHHTAELPYALDTLDCRPWPWTGTDRELARTMADAWARFVGTGDPNGGALPRWSAFTGTEAMVFGDSVRAGTVERLEAMRLLARCPRPL; encoded by the coding sequence GTGATCGGGGCCCGTACGACCGCCGGACGGCTCGCGGGGGAGTGGGACGAGGGCGTGGCGGTGTTCCGGGGCATCCCGTTCGCCGAACCCCCCGTCGGCGGTCTGCGCTGGCGGCCGCCCCGGCCCGTCGCCCGCTGGGACGGCGAGCGGCGGGCGTACGCCTTCGGGCCCGCGCCCCTCCAGCCGCAGCCGCCCAGCGACTCGATCATGTACCACACGAACTTCGCCGACCGGCGGGCGCTGGTGATGAGCGAGGACTGCCTCTACCTCAACGTGTGGACACCCGACCCGGCACGCGCCGCCGGACTGCCGGTCATGGTCTGGATCCACGGCGGCGGCAACCGCTACGGCCACGGCGGCCAGGAGATCCACGACGGCCGCGCGATGGCCGGCCGGGGCCTCGTCGTGGTGACCCTGAACCACCGGCTCGGCGCGCTCGGCTTCCTCGCCCACCCCGAACTGGCCGCCGAGGACGACCTGGGCGCGTCCGGCAACTACGGGCTCCAGGACATCGTCGCCGCCCTGACCTGGGTCAGGGAGAACATCGCGGCCTTCGGCGGCGACCCCGACCGGGTGACCCTCGCGGGGAACTCGGCCGGCGCCGCCCACATCTGCCACCTCATGGCCTCGGAAGCCGCCCGGCCCCTGTTCCACGCGGCCGTGGGGCAGAGCGCCTCCGGGGTCGGACGCGCCGAGGGGCCGCTCGCGGACCAGGCCGCCGCCCAGAAGCAGGGGCTGCGCTGGGCGGCGGGGTTCGGCGACCCGAACATCGACGGACTGCGGCGGCTCGACGGATCGGAGCTCGTGCTCCGGGGCCACTTCGGGCCCGTCGTCGACGGGCGGATCCTGACCCGGCCGACCGACGAGGTCTTCGACGCCGGCCGGCAGCACCGCGTACCGCTGCTGGTGGGCAGCAACTCCGACGAGGGCTCGGTGTACGCCACCCCCGACGTCCTGCGCAGGCTCCCGGTGGAGCCCGGCACGGACGAGCTGTATCCCGTACGGGACATGGCGGAAGCCCGGCGCACCGCACGGCTGTTCACCGGCGAGAGCCGCTTCACCCACCCGGTGTGGCGGTGGGCCGTGGCACATCGGGAGACGGCGCCGACCTGGATGTACCGCTTCACCCGGACCCCTCCGCTGCCGGACGGCCTGGACCTGGCGCCACCGCGCGACGGGCTCCCGGCGTACGGCGTCCATCACACCGCCGAACTCCCCTACGCCCTCGACACCTTGGACTGCCGGCCCTGGCCGTGGACCGGGACCGACCGGGAGCTGGCGCGCACCATGGCGGACGCCTGGGCCCGCTTCGTCGGGACGGGCGACCCGAACGGGGGAGCGCTGCCGCGGTGGTCGGCCTTCACCGGCACCGAGGCGATGGTCTTCGGGGACTCCGTGCGGGCGGGCACCGTCGAACGGCTCGAGGCCATGCGGCTGTTGGCCCGCTGCCCCCGGCCTCTGTAG
- a CDS encoding GntR family transcriptional regulator, which yields MTDQDTHLVLERLLRLRDRREPLVAQIAEWVGAGIIEGRLEPGQDLNSVDLSRRFETSRTPVREALMLLEQEGLVEMKARRRPRVAAPTPQDIRDIYQVRKNLLSMLAGLLVERADDEELAELRTRVERMRKLADDGDVDGYFWNHVLLQERMTEIVGNPTLKQILDSLALRTLMLRHLSLTRAGRLAHSVDDQERLLQACEERDGELASALIAGATVRAQRAVEEQLEQDGAARGRKPVRGRRAAS from the coding sequence ATGACCGATCAGGACACGCACCTCGTGCTGGAGCGCCTCCTGCGGCTGCGGGACCGGCGTGAACCGCTGGTCGCGCAGATCGCCGAATGGGTCGGCGCGGGCATCATCGAGGGTCGACTGGAGCCCGGTCAGGACCTCAACAGCGTCGATCTGTCACGCCGGTTCGAGACCAGCCGTACGCCCGTCCGCGAGGCACTGATGCTCCTCGAACAGGAGGGCCTGGTCGAGATGAAGGCGCGCCGCCGCCCCCGGGTGGCCGCGCCGACCCCGCAGGACATCCGGGACATCTACCAGGTGCGCAAGAACCTCCTGTCGATGCTCGCGGGCCTGCTGGTGGAGCGGGCCGACGACGAGGAGCTGGCCGAGCTGCGCACCCGGGTCGAACGGATGCGCAAGCTCGCCGACGACGGTGACGTGGACGGGTACTTCTGGAACCACGTGCTGCTCCAGGAGCGGATGACCGAGATCGTCGGCAACCCCACGCTGAAGCAGATCCTGGACTCGCTGGCCCTGCGCACACTGATGCTGCGGCACCTCAGCCTGACCCGAGCCGGCCGGCTCGCGCACAGCGTCGACGACCAGGAACGGCTGCTCCAGGCCTGCGAGGAGCGTGACGGGGAGCTGGCCTCCGCCCTGATCGCGGGGGCGACCGTACGGGCGCAGCGGGCCGTGGAGGAGCAGTTGGAGCAGGACGGCGCGGCACGCGGACGCAAGCCCGTACGCGGCCGCCGCGCCGCTTCGTAA
- the gndA gene encoding NADP-dependent phosphogluconate dehydrogenase: MNATAAIGVTGLGVMGRNLARNFARNGYTVAVHNRSAGRTRALVEEFGHEGAFVPAESAADFVAALERPRRLMIMVQAGAVTDAVIDEFAPLLEPGDMIIDGGNAHYADTRRREESLRERGLHFVGAGVSGGEEGALNGPAVMVGGSTESYDVLGPMFESISAKVGGEPCATHIGTDGAGHFVKMVHNGIEYADMQLIAEAYDLLRQVAGYTPTEIADIFRTWNEGRLGSYLIEITAEVLAHTDATTGLAFVDIVADAAGQKGTGRWTVQTALDLGSPVTAIAQATFARAASGQSALRAAYAGLPGGTTPPLSRTEATRFTSQVEHALYASKVIAYDQGWKMIQDAAGEFGWKIDLGSVARIWRGGCIIRATFLDRIRAAYAADPDLVSLLGEMEFAMEITDAQVPWRETVASAARRGIPVPAFSAALAHYDTLRAERLPAALLQGQRDYFGAHTYQRTDRPGAFHTHWAEADRPETSA; encoded by the coding sequence GTGAACGCAACCGCCGCCATCGGCGTCACCGGCCTCGGCGTGATGGGCCGCAACCTCGCGCGCAACTTCGCCCGCAACGGCTACACCGTCGCCGTCCACAACCGTTCCGCCGGTCGCACCCGCGCGCTCGTCGAGGAGTTCGGCCACGAGGGCGCGTTCGTCCCCGCCGAGTCGGCCGCGGACTTCGTGGCCGCGCTCGAACGCCCCCGCCGGCTGATGATCATGGTGCAGGCGGGCGCGGTCACCGACGCGGTCATCGACGAGTTCGCCCCGCTCCTGGAGCCCGGCGACATGATCATCGACGGTGGCAACGCCCACTACGCCGACACCCGCCGCCGCGAGGAGTCCCTGCGCGAGCGCGGTCTCCACTTCGTCGGCGCCGGCGTCTCCGGTGGCGAGGAGGGCGCGCTGAACGGGCCGGCCGTGATGGTGGGCGGCTCGACCGAGTCGTACGACGTCCTCGGCCCGATGTTCGAGTCCATCAGCGCGAAGGTCGGCGGCGAGCCCTGTGCCACGCACATCGGCACCGACGGCGCCGGGCACTTCGTCAAGATGGTGCACAACGGCATCGAGTACGCCGACATGCAGCTCATCGCCGAGGCGTACGACCTGCTGCGCCAGGTCGCCGGCTACACCCCGACGGAGATCGCCGACATCTTCCGCACCTGGAACGAGGGCCGGCTCGGGTCCTACCTCATCGAGATCACCGCCGAGGTCCTCGCCCACACCGACGCCACCACCGGCCTGGCGTTCGTCGACATCGTCGCCGACGCCGCCGGTCAGAAGGGCACCGGCCGCTGGACCGTGCAGACCGCCCTGGACCTGGGCTCCCCGGTCACCGCCATCGCCCAGGCCACCTTCGCGCGCGCCGCCTCCGGCCAGAGCGCACTGCGCGCCGCCTACGCCGGCCTCCCCGGCGGCACCACGCCCCCGCTCAGCCGCACCGAGGCCACCCGCTTCACCTCACAGGTCGAGCACGCCCTGTACGCCTCGAAGGTCATCGCCTACGACCAGGGCTGGAAGATGATCCAGGACGCGGCCGGCGAGTTCGGCTGGAAGATCGACCTGGGATCGGTCGCCCGGATCTGGCGCGGCGGCTGCATCATCCGCGCCACGTTCCTCGACCGCATCCGTGCCGCGTACGCCGCCGACCCGGACCTGGTCAGTCTGCTCGGCGAGATGGAGTTCGCCATGGAGATCACGGACGCGCAGGTGCCCTGGCGGGAGACCGTGGCCTCCGCCGCCCGCCGTGGCATCCCCGTGCCCGCCTTCTCGGCCGCGCTCGCCCACTACGACACCCTGCGCGCGGAGCGCCTGCCCGCCGCCCTTCTCCAGGGCCAGCGCGACTACTTCGGCGCCCACACCTACCAGCGCACCGACCGCCCCGGCGCCTTCCACACCCACTGGGCCGAGGCCGACCGCCCGGAGACGTCGGCCTGA
- a CDS encoding carboxymuconolactone decarboxylase family protein — translation MARLPDTEGTGGIAHRVRARRGGALRPLDRMLLHSPQLADGWNSLLGAIRGRLRLPPDIRELVILRIAVLNRAGYEWTAHEPEARAAGLSDADLAELRRERPDFDERRRRVIAYTDAMTRDVHVCEGTFDALRAHFTDVELVELTATVAAYNMVSRFLVALDVQEPPLGATTAVPPEEVDQ, via the coding sequence GTGGCCAGGCTCCCCGACACCGAAGGCACCGGTGGGATCGCCCACCGCGTCCGCGCCCGCAGGGGCGGTGCGCTGCGCCCCCTCGACCGGATGCTGCTGCACAGTCCACAGCTCGCCGACGGCTGGAACAGCCTGCTCGGCGCGATCCGGGGACGCCTGCGGCTCCCACCGGACATACGGGAGCTGGTGATCCTGCGGATCGCCGTGCTCAACCGCGCCGGGTACGAGTGGACGGCACACGAGCCGGAGGCGCGGGCGGCCGGGCTGAGCGACGCCGACCTGGCCGAACTGCGCCGCGAGAGACCGGACTTCGACGAGCGCCGTCGACGGGTCATCGCCTACACCGATGCGATGACCCGCGACGTCCATGTCTGCGAGGGGACGTTCGACGCCCTCCGCGCCCACTTCACCGACGTCGAACTGGTGGAACTGACGGCGACCGTGGCCGCGTACAACATGGTGTCCCGCTTCCTGGTCGCGCTCGACGTCCAGGAGCCGCCCCTAGGGGCGACCACCGCGGTGCCGCCGGAGGAAGTCGATCAGTAG
- a CDS encoding SDR family NAD(P)-dependent oxidoreductase: MTARLSGKVALVTGAGAGIGQGCALLFAEQGATVVGCDIDPAAAERTRKAAADRGLAVEVLAPLDMTVPADARRFADEAGERHGRIDVLVTAGAIAPYMATAAEMDFGTQWSPTLRGEVDVVFLPVQAVWPHMVASGGGSIVNFASVNAFRGSGTFGMVAHCAGKSAVLGLTRQLAVEGGPSGIRANTISPGMVRTPATESAGAHEGAAREALLARIPLGRVGTPEDIAWCAVYLASEESAWVTGGNFPVDGGVLAK, translated from the coding sequence GTGACCGCCAGACTCTCCGGGAAAGTCGCCCTCGTCACCGGCGCCGGCGCCGGGATCGGCCAGGGCTGCGCGCTGCTCTTCGCCGAGCAGGGCGCGACCGTCGTCGGCTGCGACATCGACCCGGCCGCGGCCGAGCGGACCCGCAAGGCGGCCGCCGACCGGGGGCTGGCCGTCGAGGTCCTCGCCCCGCTCGACATGACCGTCCCCGCCGACGCCCGTCGCTTCGCCGACGAGGCGGGCGAGCGCCACGGCCGGATCGACGTCCTGGTGACGGCGGGGGCCATCGCCCCGTACATGGCCACGGCCGCCGAGATGGACTTCGGCACACAGTGGTCGCCGACCCTGCGCGGCGAGGTGGACGTGGTCTTCCTGCCCGTACAGGCCGTGTGGCCGCACATGGTGGCCTCGGGGGGCGGCTCGATCGTCAACTTCGCCTCGGTGAACGCCTTCCGGGGCAGCGGGACCTTCGGGATGGTCGCGCACTGCGCGGGCAAGTCGGCCGTGCTCGGACTGACCCGTCAACTCGCCGTCGAGGGAGGCCCGTCGGGAATCCGCGCCAACACCATCTCGCCCGGCATGGTGCGGACGCCCGCGACCGAGTCCGCCGGGGCCCACGAAGGCGCGGCCCGGGAGGCACTGCTGGCCCGGATCCCGCTGGGCCGGGTCGGGACGCCCGAGGACATCGCCTGGTGCGCGGTCTATCTGGCGTCGGAGGAGTCGGCCTGGGTGACGGGCGGCAACTTCCCCGTCGACGGCGGAGTGCTGGCCAAGTGA
- a CDS encoding cellulase family glycosylhydrolase: MRTARRTTRSASRAHPLGTLLTRLAALLGLVLVGALCPAAAQAQTRSPDALATGLHISDGRLVESNGNDFVMRGVNHAHTWYPGRTQQSLADIKAMGANAVRVVLADGHRWSANSASDVATVVAQCKANRLICVLEVHDTTGYGEDTAAGTLDQAADYWIGLKDVLAGQENYIIVNIGNEPWGNTDPAGWTDPTIAAIKKLRNAGFQHTIMVDAPNWGQDWQGVMRANAQSVYAADTTGNLIFSIHMYSVFDTAAEITDYLNAFVDARLPILIGEFGGPADQWGDPDEDTMMATAQQLDLGYLAWSWSGNTDPILDLTLNFDPAQLSSWGQRIFNGVNGIARTAEEATIFGGGTPGDTQAPTTPGTPTAATVTATSATLTWTAATDNVGVAGYDVVRINGTTETGVAASTTNSATVTGLTANTAYTFAVYARDAAGNRSARSASVNVTTGSAPAVACSVGYRVVGEWPGGFQGDITLRNTGTTAITGWKLAFAFADGQTVTNMWGGTATQSGGSVSVAPASYTSTVPAGGSVTVGFIGSKGATNTAPTAFTLNGGACATT, translated from the coding sequence ATGCGCACGGCAAGGAGGACGACCCGAAGCGCGTCGCGGGCGCACCCGCTGGGCACGCTGCTGACCAGACTCGCGGCCCTCCTCGGTCTGGTCCTCGTCGGCGCCCTGTGCCCGGCCGCCGCCCAGGCCCAGACCCGATCGCCCGACGCCCTCGCCACCGGCCTGCACATCAGCGACGGCCGGCTGGTCGAGAGCAACGGGAACGACTTCGTCATGCGCGGCGTGAACCACGCCCACACCTGGTATCCGGGCAGGACGCAGCAGTCCCTCGCCGACATCAAGGCGATGGGCGCCAACGCGGTGCGCGTCGTCCTCGCCGACGGCCACCGCTGGAGCGCGAACAGCGCGTCGGACGTGGCGACCGTCGTAGCGCAGTGCAAGGCCAACCGGCTCATCTGCGTACTGGAGGTGCACGACACCACCGGGTACGGCGAGGACACCGCCGCCGGCACGCTCGACCAGGCGGCCGACTACTGGATCGGCCTGAAGGACGTACTGGCCGGCCAGGAGAACTACATCATCGTCAACATCGGCAACGAGCCCTGGGGCAACACCGATCCGGCGGGCTGGACCGATCCGACCATCGCCGCGATCAAGAAGCTGCGCAACGCCGGATTCCAGCACACGATCATGGTGGACGCGCCCAACTGGGGTCAGGACTGGCAGGGCGTCATGCGCGCCAACGCCCAGTCCGTGTACGCCGCCGACACCACCGGCAACCTGATCTTCTCGATCCACATGTACAGCGTCTTCGACACCGCGGCGGAGATCACCGACTATCTGAACGCCTTCGTCGACGCCCGACTCCCGATCCTCATCGGCGAGTTCGGCGGCCCCGCCGACCAGTGGGGCGACCCCGACGAGGACACCATGATGGCCACCGCCCAGCAGCTCGACCTGGGCTACCTCGCCTGGTCCTGGAGTGGAAACACCGATCCGATCCTCGACCTGACGCTCAACTTCGATCCCGCGCAGCTCAGTTCATGGGGCCAGCGCATCTTCAACGGCGTCAACGGCATCGCCCGGACCGCCGAGGAGGCCACGATCTTCGGTGGCGGCACCCCGGGCGACACCCAGGCCCCGACCACCCCGGGCACCCCGACCGCCGCCACAGTGACGGCCACCTCCGCGACGCTCACCTGGACGGCCGCCACGGACAACGTCGGTGTCGCCGGCTATGACGTCGTACGGATCAACGGCACCACCGAGACCGGTGTCGCCGCCTCGACCACCAACTCCGCCACCGTGACCGGCCTCACCGCGAACACCGCGTACACCTTCGCCGTCTACGCCCGGGACGCCGCCGGGAACCGTTCCGCCCGCTCCGCCTCGGTGAACGTCACCACCGGCAGCGCGCCCGCCGTGGCCTGCTCCGTCGGCTACCGCGTCGTGGGGGAGTGGCCCGGCGGCTTCCAGGGTGACATCACCCTGCGCAACACCGGTACCACCGCCATCACCGGCTGGAAGCTCGCCTTCGCCTTCGCCGACGGCCAGACCGTCACCAACATGTGGGGCGGGACCGCCACCCAGAGCGGCGGCTCGGTGAGCGTCGCCCCCGCCTCGTACACGTCCACCGTCCCCGCCGGCGGTTCGGTCACCGTCGGCTTCATCGGCAGCAAGGGCGCGACCAACACCGCACCGACCGCGTTCACGCTCAACGGCGGCGCCTGCGCCACCACTTGA
- a CDS encoding MarR family winged helix-turn-helix transcriptional regulator — protein MSTTPRWLNADEQRAWLAYIDFSTLLADHLNRQLRRDAGMTHADYSVLASLSAAPESTLGMSELAQRLKITRSRLTHAVNRLREVGLVDRREDPADGRGQLAFLTDQGRSLLEEIAPGHVEAVRRAVFDALTPEQVRQFADIGEAISEALVRAENTEADPAGLPWRRR, from the coding sequence ATGTCCACGACGCCCCGCTGGCTCAACGCTGACGAACAACGAGCCTGGCTGGCCTACATCGACTTCTCCACCCTGCTCGCCGACCATCTCAACCGGCAGCTGCGCCGCGACGCGGGTATGACACACGCCGACTACAGCGTGCTGGCCTCCCTCTCCGCGGCCCCGGAAAGCACCCTCGGCATGTCCGAGCTCGCCCAGCGTCTGAAGATCACCCGCAGTCGGCTCACCCACGCGGTGAACCGGCTGCGCGAGGTCGGTCTCGTGGACCGCCGGGAGGACCCCGCCGACGGCCGGGGCCAGCTCGCCTTCCTCACCGACCAGGGCAGGTCCCTGCTGGAGGAGATCGCCCCGGGGCACGTGGAGGCCGTACGCCGAGCGGTGTTCGACGCCCTCACCCCCGAGCAGGTGCGCCAGTTCGCGGACATCGGCGAGGCCATCAGCGAGGCCCTGGTCCGGGCCGAGAACACCGAGGCCGACCCCGCGGGGCTGCCCTGGCGACGCCGGTAG